One Paenibacillus sp. FSL W8-0186 genomic window carries:
- a CDS encoding transcriptional regulator, giving the protein MYIFKNKYESWMHKQIEQEKNHRRSELLQKGLSHGTVEMLRSIWYPVVGNFDYLYPEWEVRDFNNGYRYLDLAFLPGNMKGDIEIHDYRSHARDLDTRRFKDLCRRQSLLSLDDWIFLPIAYLSIREEPEFCKQLILSFMGKFLSFEVDARLNWMEAEAVRYARRLLKPFTPNELAAHLRVTDRYARSVLRSLVDANHLVVVGGNIRYRTYQLNVGESLRNLDESNGTRKRYVDQNGRE; this is encoded by the coding sequence TTGTACATATTTAAGAATAAATATGAGTCGTGGATGCACAAGCAAATCGAGCAGGAAAAGAATCATCGAAGAAGCGAATTGTTGCAAAAAGGGTTGAGCCACGGGACGGTGGAAATGTTACGTTCCATCTGGTATCCAGTCGTCGGTAACTTCGATTATTTATATCCCGAATGGGAGGTCCGTGATTTTAATAACGGGTACAGGTATCTCGACTTGGCTTTTTTACCGGGAAATATGAAGGGAGATATTGAAATTCATGATTACCGGTCGCATGCCCGAGATTTGGACACACGCAGGTTTAAGGATCTGTGCCGCAGACAAAGTTTATTGTCTCTCGATGATTGGATCTTTTTGCCGATTGCGTACTTGTCGATTCGTGAAGAACCGGAATTTTGCAAGCAGCTGATCTTATCGTTCATGGGAAAATTTCTGTCGTTCGAGGTGGATGCCCGATTGAATTGGATGGAAGCAGAAGCGGTTCGATATGCACGCAGACTACTCAAGCCTTTTACGCCGAATGAACTTGCTGCACATCTTCGAGTTACAGATCGATACGCTCGAAGTGTATTACGTAGTCTGGTAGATGCCAATCATTTAGTAGTTGTAGGCGGAAATATAAGATATCGGACATATCAGTTGAATGTTGGCGAGAGTTTGCGGAACTTGGATGAGTCTAACGGAACTAGAAAGCGTTATGTGGACCAAAATGGCCGAGAATAA
- a CDS encoding DinB family protein yields MISLGKETIHRYKDFIEWTDTLHELDDNIWLAPIAEGKATVAEIVSHLMNWDNYLINTIIPAIKNGEGMVFPNFDSFNQQAYEYARSGIPKSRLLGEFKQTRLQLIEIMLTEPDVASKNVTANGVENCPHTGTPYSLLYIIHEFIEHDIHHKNQILSVI; encoded by the coding sequence ATGATTAGTTTAGGCAAAGAAACGATTCATCGGTATAAAGATTTTATAGAATGGACGGATACATTACATGAATTAGACGATAACATTTGGTTAGCTCCAATCGCTGAAGGGAAGGCAACAGTCGCGGAAATTGTTTCGCATCTTATGAATTGGGATAATTACCTCATCAATACGATTATCCCTGCGATTAAAAATGGCGAAGGAATGGTCTTTCCAAATTTCGATTCGTTCAATCAACAAGCTTATGAATATGCCCGTTCGGGTATTCCCAAAAGTAGGTTACTTGGCGAATTCAAGCAAACCCGTCTTCAATTGATTGAGATCATGCTAACTGAGCCGGATGTCGCCTCTAAAAATGTGACTGCAAACGGCGTAGAAAATTGTCCACATACAGGCACTCCCTACTCATTGCTTTATATCATCCACGAATTTATAGAACATGACATTCATCATAAGAATCAAATTCTATCCGTAATCTAA
- a CDS encoding DedA family protein, with protein sequence MNVLEWIELMFKQYGYLVLLIGLPIDFIALPLPPGQTTLTFTGYLAYKGVFGWIPAMAVAFTGAAIGITITYWIGYKVGAPLVERYGKWIFLKPSQIEKTRRTYDRYGNKMLLISFFVPGVRQFFGYFVGIIRIPFPTFAIYAYTGAAVWVFVFVSIGYIFGEQWQHIFTLVENYLKYICTGAGALLIFWFIWKWRRLRLRETKPEKETG encoded by the coding sequence ATGAATGTGCTAGAGTGGATTGAGCTCATGTTCAAGCAGTACGGATATTTGGTATTGCTGATTGGACTTCCTATAGATTTTATCGCTTTGCCGCTGCCGCCAGGTCAGACGACGCTAACCTTTACGGGGTATTTAGCCTATAAAGGCGTGTTCGGATGGATTCCGGCGATGGCGGTGGCTTTTACTGGAGCGGCTATCGGAATCACGATTACCTATTGGATTGGATACAAGGTAGGGGCGCCGCTGGTAGAACGCTACGGAAAATGGATATTTCTTAAGCCTTCTCAAATTGAGAAAACGAGACGTACCTACGACCGGTATGGCAATAAAATGCTGCTGATTAGCTTTTTTGTCCCGGGGGTCCGGCAATTTTTCGGTTATTTCGTGGGAATTATCCGGATTCCCTTTCCGACATTCGCGATATACGCTTACACTGGGGCAGCGGTCTGGGTATTTGTCTTTGTAAGCATCGGTTATATATTCGGCGAGCAGTGGCAGCACATATTCACTTTGGTGGAAAATTACTTGAAGTACATATGCACGGGCGCTGGGGCTCTGCTTATTTTCTGGTTCATATGGAAGTGGCGGAGGCTGCGTTTAAGGGAGACAAAGCCCGAGAAAGAAACAGGGTAG
- a CDS encoding DEAD/DEAH box helicase, which produces MSFQLTTRVIKLLCGKASFEQGNIYVQAGRVYLNHTDPEAAAYTATVRGNESYSVSIAIDSDGDVKADCSCPVYGNSDHYCGHVAAVLIAVHDLKHDGAKPVRTYSLTAEMDEAGGRGLRAGNAAGARISGMANMTPRFRRDSMAARDTGMTKGILKIFDDRQQGRFVRTTHLADLKTPLEVEIICKLHPYRSQKYLFGIELKVGTKRLYIVQKIREFLDCVERGEPYEFSKHFTYVPELHYFRPQDDVVIRQLQQICRNERMYQETNSKLGTYSAYDRLISDDRLLLVPPFAWDALQPLLSGNSAVHIMREQQRTHAFEISSDRIPLHFEFDAYESGGYQLRIEGLDELIVLEAYGLVLAGDKLIPLPAEQCSRLSELKHMLYYSRSQEIYIAAEQMEPFIEKVVPGLRKLGTVQMSDAISGQIVHAALTARLYLDRVRDRLLAGLEFQYGDIVFNPLAPHDERRGESRIIMRDGDKEAQILSLMETGLFAQTESGYFLDDEDDEYEFLYRVLPELEKLVHVYATSAVKARLYTEHEPPQIRIDVDERTDWLEFKFEMQGIPEVEIKNILNALEEKRKYYRMPDGALLPLESSEFQEMVKLMNEVGIHRFDLNGTEIRLPAVRGLHFMNYAGTGNNVKLGKSLRRLLDHMRNPDHLDFPVPEQLDAVLRDYQKYGYQWMKTLAHYRFGGILADDMGLGKTLQSIAFIVSVLPEIRQQDLPALIVAPASLMYNWENELRKFAPEIKAVIVDGSRTERGRAMRNSSEVDVIITSYPLLRRDVDLYEGKSFHTLVMDEAQAFKNHTTQTAQAVKSIYAKYRFALTGTPIENSLEELWSIFEAVFPDLFPGRKEFNELSRETIARRIRPFLLRRLKSDVLKELPEKIETLQASELLPEQKKLYLAYLAKLQQETLKHLDQDDFKRNRIKILAGLTRLRQLCCHPGLFVEDYNGSSAKFEQLLEIVEECRSAGKRMLIFSQFTEMLGMIGRELGYEGVPFFYLDGSTPAAERVELCNRFNDGEKDVFLISLKAGGTGLNLTGADTVILYDLWWNPAVEEQAADRAYRMGQKKVVHVIRLVTQGTVEDKMYELQQKKKNLIDEVVQPGQETLSSLTEEEIREILMI; this is translated from the coding sequence ATGAGCTTTCAGTTGACGACCAGGGTCATCAAATTGCTTTGCGGCAAGGCTAGTTTTGAGCAAGGGAATATCTACGTTCAAGCTGGACGGGTGTATTTAAACCATACCGATCCTGAAGCTGCAGCGTATACTGCGACGGTACGGGGCAATGAGAGCTATAGCGTCAGTATTGCCATCGATAGCGACGGCGATGTGAAGGCTGACTGTTCATGTCCTGTGTACGGGAATAGCGATCATTATTGCGGCCATGTTGCCGCGGTATTAATTGCAGTTCACGATCTTAAGCATGATGGGGCAAAGCCCGTCCGTACCTACAGCTTAACCGCGGAAATGGACGAGGCCGGCGGACGCGGACTGCGGGCAGGAAATGCTGCTGGCGCGAGAATATCAGGGATGGCAAATATGACGCCAAGATTCCGACGTGATTCGATGGCTGCGCGTGATACGGGTATGACCAAGGGCATATTGAAGATATTTGATGATAGGCAGCAGGGACGATTTGTCCGTACTACTCATTTGGCGGATTTAAAGACACCGCTTGAGGTTGAAATTATTTGTAAACTGCATCCTTACCGCTCTCAGAAGTATTTATTCGGCATAGAACTCAAGGTTGGTACGAAACGGTTATATATCGTGCAAAAGATCCGCGAATTCCTCGATTGCGTTGAACGCGGAGAGCCCTATGAATTTTCCAAGCATTTTACTTATGTGCCGGAGCTTCATTACTTTCGGCCACAGGACGATGTCGTCATCCGTCAGCTGCAGCAAATCTGCCGCAACGAGCGGATGTATCAGGAGACGAATTCCAAGCTGGGCACCTATTCGGCGTACGACAGACTGATCAGCGATGACCGGCTGCTGCTTGTTCCGCCGTTCGCCTGGGATGCGCTGCAGCCCTTGCTGTCGGGGAATTCCGCGGTACACATTATGCGAGAGCAGCAAAGGACGCATGCGTTCGAAATTTCAAGCGACAGGATTCCGCTTCATTTCGAGTTCGATGCGTATGAATCGGGAGGATACCAGCTGCGGATCGAAGGGCTGGATGAGCTGATCGTCTTGGAGGCGTATGGGCTTGTGCTGGCCGGCGATAAGCTGATCCCGCTGCCTGCCGAGCAATGCAGCCGTTTGTCCGAGCTGAAGCATATGCTGTATTACTCGCGAAGCCAGGAAATATATATTGCGGCAGAGCAGATGGAGCCATTTATCGAGAAGGTCGTTCCCGGCCTCAGGAAGCTGGGCACCGTTCAGATGAGCGATGCAATTTCGGGACAAATCGTCCATGCAGCGCTGACGGCCCGGCTTTATTTGGACCGGGTGAGAGATCGGCTGCTGGCTGGACTCGAGTTCCAATACGGGGACATCGTCTTTAATCCGTTAGCGCCTCATGACGAGCGGCGCGGCGAGAGCCGCATCATTATGCGGGACGGCGACAAGGAAGCGCAGATTTTAAGCCTGATGGAGACCGGGTTGTTCGCGCAAACGGAGAGCGGCTATTTTCTGGACGATGAGGATGACGAATACGAATTTCTGTACCGTGTCCTGCCGGAGCTGGAGAAGCTGGTCCATGTATATGCGACCTCGGCGGTCAAGGCCAGGCTGTACACGGAGCATGAGCCGCCGCAAATTCGCATCGATGTGGATGAGCGAACGGACTGGCTCGAATTCAAGTTCGAGATGCAGGGCATCCCTGAGGTGGAGATCAAAAATATTCTCAATGCCCTCGAGGAGAAACGCAAATATTACCGGATGCCGGACGGCGCTCTGCTGCCGCTGGAGAGCAGTGAATTCCAGGAAATGGTTAAGCTCATGAACGAGGTGGGTATCCACCGGTTCGATTTAAATGGTACAGAAATCCGGTTGCCAGCTGTCCGGGGACTGCATTTCATGAATTATGCGGGAACGGGCAATAATGTGAAGCTGGGCAAGTCGCTGCGGCGCCTGCTGGATCATATGCGGAATCCGGATCATTTGGATTTTCCCGTACCAGAGCAGCTCGATGCCGTTCTGCGGGATTATCAGAAATACGGCTACCAATGGATGAAGACACTGGCGCATTACCGGTTCGGCGGGATATTGGCCGATGATATGGGGCTGGGCAAAACGCTGCAAAGTATCGCCTTCATTGTCTCAGTACTCCCGGAAATCCGCCAGCAGGATCTCCCGGCTCTGATTGTTGCGCCGGCTTCCCTTATGTACAATTGGGAGAATGAGCTCAGAAAATTCGCTCCGGAGATCAAGGCAGTCATCGTGGACGGCAGCCGGACGGAACGGGGACGGGCGATGCGAAATTCCTCTGAAGTCGACGTTATCATTACGTCCTACCCGCTATTGAGGAGAGACGTTGATCTGTACGAAGGAAAGTCGTTCCATACGCTCGTAATGGATGAGGCGCAGGCCTTTAAAAACCACACGACCCAGACGGCGCAGGCCGTAAAGTCGATTTACGCCAAATACCGGTTTGCGTTGACCGGAACCCCGATCGAGAATTCGCTGGAGGAGCTATGGTCGATTTTTGAGGCGGTGTTTCCGGATCTGTTCCCGGGGCGGAAGGAATTTAATGAATTGTCCCGGGAGACGATAGCCCGCCGGATACGTCCGTTTCTGCTCCGTCGCCTAAAAAGCGATGTGTTGAAGGAACTGCCGGAGAAGATCGAGACGCTGCAGGCCTCCGAGCTGCTTCCCGAGCAGAAGAAGCTGTACCTGGCCTATTTGGCCAAGCTGCAGCAGGAGACACTGAAGCATCTGGATCAGGATGATTTCAAGCGGAACCGGATAAAAATTTTGGCCGGCCTGACCCGGCTGCGCCAGCTCTGCTGCCATCCCGGGTTGTTCGTGGAGGACTATAACGGGAGCTCAGCGAAATTTGAGCAGCTGCTCGAAATCGTAGAGGAATGCCGGAGCGCGGGCAAACGGATGCTGATCTTCTCGCAGTTCACGGAAATGCTGGGCATGATCGGCCGGGAACTGGGATATGAAGGCGTGCCGTTCTTTTACCTGGATGGCAGTACGCCGGCAGCAGAACGCGTAGAGCTCTGCAACCGATTCAACGACGGGGAGAAGGATGTGTTCCTGATTTCCCTAAAGGCCGGCGGTACAGGGCTCAATCTGACCGGGGCGGATACTGTTATTTTGTACGATCTGTGGTGGAACCCTGCAGTGGAGGAGCAGGCTGCCGACCGGGCGTACCGGATGGGGCAGAAGAAAGTGGTTCACGTCATTCGCCTGGTCACGCAGGGTACCGTTGAGGATAAAATGTACGAGCTGCAGCAGAAGAAGAAAAATCTAATCGATGAGGTCGTTCAGCCGGGGCAGGAGACGCTGTCCTCGTTGACGGAGGAAGAAATCCGCGAGATTCTGATGATTTAG
- a CDS encoding DUF2935 domain-containing protein: MPYTDNYERDVYGILAFWLRNDYDHGRFLDREISHYELELARANQHMIQRLGEVWKKAESKNAEIGSLLHEAQHVTHEFHSLLTHTMDRSLNCSVIISTPVSLLDHMVREAEESQRVFQLIESGAQLSPADATIHENVFWLRQMADHLGYIRHYLDISNYDLNFKVTNMMQKFERLLMQATAHQTMFRRPRHENSPILNAFNQTIIKEAKELEAFKLELDALIKECAAATTSPPDLLEHIAREAHHLWRNLEDGIVR; the protein is encoded by the coding sequence ATGCCCTATACAGATAATTACGAGAGAGATGTTTACGGGATCCTTGCCTTTTGGTTGCGCAATGATTATGACCATGGCCGATTTTTGGATCGTGAAATTAGTCATTATGAATTAGAATTGGCCCGCGCAAACCAGCATATGATTCAGCGCTTAGGGGAAGTTTGGAAGAAAGCCGAATCAAAAAATGCCGAAATCGGCAGTTTATTGCATGAGGCACAGCATGTTACCCACGAATTTCATAGTTTATTAACTCACACAATGGATCGGTCTTTGAATTGTAGTGTAATCATTTCAACTCCGGTATCTTTGCTTGATCATATGGTGCGCGAGGCGGAGGAGTCGCAAAGAGTATTTCAATTAATCGAGAGCGGCGCCCAATTATCACCCGCTGACGCAACCATTCATGAAAATGTCTTTTGGTTGAGGCAAATGGCGGATCATCTTGGCTATATACGACATTATTTAGATATATCTAATTACGACCTGAATTTTAAAGTGACGAATATGATGCAAAAATTTGAACGATTACTGATGCAAGCAACTGCTCATCAAACCATGTTTCGCCGCCCTCGCCATGAAAATTCACCCATATTAAATGCCTTCAACCAAACCATCATTAAAGAAGCTAAGGAACTAGAAGCATTTAAATTGGAATTGGATGCTTTAATTAAAGAATGTGCGGCTGCGACGACTTCCCCGCCCGACTTGTTGGAACATATCGCTAGGGAAGCGCATCACCTATGGAGAAACTTAGAAGACGGTATTGTGCGTTAA
- a CDS encoding 2-isopropylmalate synthase yields MKNFEKYTRGYFMPPQTSLKWTQKEYITEAPTWCSVDLRDGNQALVVPMNLEEKLEFFQVLVKLGFKEIEVGFPAASETEYTFLRTLIEQDLIPDDVTIQVLTQSREHIIQKTFESLKGAKQAVVHLYNSTSVAQREQVFRKSKQEIIDIAVTGAELLKKYAAETEGNFKFQYSPESFTGTEIDFALEICNAVLDVWQPTADSKVIINLPATVSMSMSHVYASQIEYMSDHLKYRDNVILSLHPHNDRGTGIADTELALLAGGQRVEGTLFGNGERTGNVDIVTLALNMYSHGVDPKLNFENIPEIIEVYERMTKMKVNERQPYAGKLVFAAFSGSHQDAIAKGMKWREEHDCEHWTVPYLPIDPKDIGREYEGDVIRINSQSGKGGIGYLLEQHYGLDLPPKMREDFGYRVKNVSDRLAKELVANEIYDIFKEVYVNIQSPVEFLNYRFSQHDDYETTITVKQNGEVQEINGAGNGRLDAISNALQSKLGVSYSNLVYKEHALEVGSSSQAVSYVGITAPDGKVHWGCGIDVDIMTSSVKALFSAVNNMTQEQSELVAASEAISKK; encoded by the coding sequence ATGAAAAATTTCGAAAAATACACCAGAGGTTATTTTATGCCTCCGCAAACGAGCCTGAAATGGACGCAAAAAGAGTACATTACTGAAGCCCCTACCTGGTGCAGCGTCGACCTGCGCGACGGAAACCAAGCTTTGGTTGTGCCGATGAATCTGGAGGAGAAGCTGGAGTTTTTCCAAGTGCTCGTCAAGCTGGGCTTTAAAGAAATCGAGGTTGGCTTCCCGGCAGCCTCCGAGACGGAGTACACCTTCCTGCGTACGCTGATCGAGCAGGATCTCATTCCCGACGATGTAACAATTCAAGTGCTGACCCAGTCCAGAGAGCATATCATTCAGAAAACGTTCGAATCCCTAAAAGGCGCAAAACAAGCGGTCGTACATCTGTACAATTCCACCTCCGTAGCCCAGCGCGAGCAGGTATTCCGGAAATCCAAGCAGGAAATTATCGATATCGCGGTAACCGGAGCCGAGCTTCTGAAAAAATATGCGGCAGAAACCGAAGGCAATTTCAAATTCCAGTACTCGCCGGAGAGCTTCACCGGCACCGAGATTGATTTTGCGCTTGAGATCTGTAATGCCGTGCTAGACGTATGGCAGCCGACCGCAGACAGCAAGGTCATCATCAACCTGCCGGCGACAGTCTCCATGTCGATGTCACACGTCTATGCCAGCCAAATTGAATACATGAGCGATCATTTGAAATACCGGGATAACGTCATCCTGTCCTTACATCCTCATAACGACCGTGGAACCGGAATCGCTGATACGGAACTGGCCCTGCTTGCTGGCGGCCAGCGCGTTGAAGGAACGCTGTTCGGCAACGGAGAGCGGACAGGGAACGTGGATATTGTAACCCTGGCTTTGAACATGTACTCCCACGGGGTTGATCCGAAGCTGAATTTCGAGAACATCCCGGAAATCATCGAAGTTTACGAGCGCATGACCAAAATGAAAGTGAACGAAAGACAGCCGTATGCGGGCAAGCTCGTGTTCGCCGCCTTCTCCGGATCCCACCAGGACGCGATCGCCAAAGGCATGAAATGGCGCGAGGAGCATGACTGCGAGCATTGGACGGTTCCTTATCTGCCGATCGATCCGAAGGATATCGGGCGCGAATACGAAGGAGATGTCATCCGCATCAACAGCCAGTCCGGCAAGGGCGGCATCGGTTATCTACTGGAGCAGCATTACGGCCTGGATCTCCCGCCAAAAATGCGTGAGGATTTCGGCTACCGGGTCAAGAACGTCTCCGACCGGCTGGCGAAGGAACTGGTGGCGAACGAAATTTACGATATTTTCAAAGAGGTCTACGTCAACATCCAATCGCCTGTGGAATTCCTGAATTACCGCTTCTCGCAGCACGATGATTACGAAACGACGATTACAGTCAAGCAAAATGGTGAAGTCCAGGAAATCAACGGTGCCGGCAACGGGCGGCTAGACGCGATCAGCAACGCCCTGCAATCGAAACTTGGCGTCAGCTACAGCAACCTGGTCTACAAGGAGCATGCGCTTGAAGTGGGCTCCAGCTCCCAAGCGGTATCCTATGTTGGCATTACGGCGCCGGATGGCAAAGTCCATTGGGGCTGCGGCATCGATGTCGATATTATGACTTCCTCGGTCAAAGCACTGTTCAGCGCCGTGAACAATATGACTCAGGAGCAAAGCGAGCTGGTCGCTGCCAGTGAAGCCATATCCAAGAAATAA
- a CDS encoding helix-turn-helix domain-containing protein produces the protein MGNHSIQFYNISAEATLDVIGGKWKLLILCYLNCGPMRSSQFRKVIPNLSQKMLTQQLRELEEAGIINRTIYNEVPPKVVYEISELGKSLKPILDQLGKWGEQYINVSKSNNPHAKIQLGECN, from the coding sequence ATGGGAAATCATTCGATTCAGTTCTATAATATCTCTGCAGAAGCGACTTTGGATGTAATAGGGGGAAAATGGAAGCTATTGATCCTGTGCTATCTAAATTGCGGGCCTATGAGATCGAGCCAGTTCAGAAAAGTGATTCCTAATCTATCCCAAAAAATGCTGACGCAGCAGCTTCGGGAATTGGAGGAAGCCGGAATCATTAACCGAACAATTTATAATGAGGTGCCGCCGAAAGTTGTTTACGAAATCAGTGAATTAGGGAAGTCGCTGAAGCCGATATTAGACCAATTGGGCAAATGGGGAGAGCAATATATTAACGTTAGTAAAAGCAACAATCCGCACGCTAAAATTCAGTTGGGGGAGTGTAACTGA
- a CDS encoding NAD(P)H oxidoreductase, whose translation MNILTVVSHPRLQSLTFAVADRFTQGLIDAGHQTELLDLHRSGFNPVLWETDEPDWSSDQKSYSLEVEAEMERMRKHDALAYIFPVWWYNLPAMLKGYIDRVWNNGFAYGSNKLHHRQVLWIGLAADSKESMAKRQYDTMMNHQLNVAIAGYCGIENSRVEILYNTLDTNTEVHKQLLMQAYELGFTYDHAQVTGI comes from the coding sequence GTGAACATTTTAACTGTTGTATCACATCCCAGACTGCAATCTCTTACGTTTGCTGTTGCAGACAGATTTACTCAAGGCCTTATTGATGCAGGTCATCAGACAGAGCTTCTGGACTTGCACCGCAGCGGATTTAATCCTGTGCTGTGGGAAACAGATGAACCTGATTGGTCATCGGATCAAAAGAGCTATTCACTTGAAGTAGAGGCAGAAATGGAACGCATGCGAAAACATGATGCTCTTGCCTATATCTTTCCCGTATGGTGGTACAATTTGCCCGCTATGCTCAAGGGGTATATTGATCGGGTATGGAATAATGGTTTTGCGTATGGCTCCAATAAGCTGCACCATCGACAGGTATTGTGGATTGGTCTCGCAGCCGATTCAAAAGAAAGCATGGCAAAGAGACAATATGATACAATGATGAACCATCAATTGAACGTTGCCATAGCTGGTTACTGCGGGATTGAAAACAGCAGGGTTGAAATTTTGTACAACACCTTGGATACAAACACGGAAGTACACAAACAGTTGCTCATGCAAGCATATGAGCTCGGATTCACTTATGATCATGCACAGGTAACGGGGATATAA